The genomic interval GACGGAAGAAGTCCTGCATATGAGGAAACCAGACAGGAAAACATCCTTTCGTTTGCCGATTGACCAAGTATTTACGGTGAAAGGTCAGGGTGTTGTCGTACGGGGAACAATCTATGACGGCGATGTCAAACAAGGTGAGCATTTAAAAGTATTGCCCCTTAAAAAAGATGTGCGGGTCAGACAAATCCAAAGACATCATCAACAGAAAACGATGGCTTCGGCAGGCCAGCGTACGGCAATCAATATTGGCGGGGTTTCGCGCAAGGAACTTTCCAGAGGCGACGTATTGGTAACGGATGACTTTTTTTCTGTTACTAATCTTGTTGATATTGTATTTTACCCGTTAAAAGATAGAAAACATAAGGTGAAGCAGCGTCAGCCGATAAAACTTTTTATTGGGACATCGGAAGTCATGGGGAAAATTATCTTTTTTGACCGAAACGAAATCGATGTGAGTGAGAACCAGGAAGTGTTATGTCAAATACAGCTGGATAAAGAAGTAGTAATCACTCGAGGCGATCGGTTTATTTTAAGAAAGCCTACCCCCATCGAAACCATCGGCGGCGGATGGGTTATAGAACCGGACGCAAAAAAGTACCGATTCGGAAAAAAGACAATTGAACAGTTGGAACTTAAAAAAGAAGGATCACCAAAAGATCGGGTTATCGCATTAATGGAAGAGAAAAAGGTATTAACACGAGCGAACATATTAAAAGAGGCATCTATTTCCGAGCGGGAATTGCGTGAAGTTGAAAAGGAACTCTTGGCAATGGAAGACGGGCTTTTCACACTAAATTCAACATTTGTCCATCTTAAAACAAAAATAATCGATTTACTTGAGACATTCCACAACCGCTTTCCAATGCGTATTGGCATTGACAAGGCGGAGATGATGTCTGAATTGACAGAGCACTATCCCGTTTCACTCATTGAATTTGCTATGAAAACATTAAAAGAAGAAAGTGAAATAACCATAAGGGATCAATATGTTTCGTTGGCAAATGTCAAGCCGGCGCTGCCATCTCAATGGAAAACAAGACTTGAATCCGCCGAAAAAGCGTTACAGAAACAAGGACTGGAACCAGGAAAGTGGAACGAGCTGCTTGATCAACATCAGATTCCATTAAAGCTTCAAAAAGAATTTTATTATTATTTACTGGAAACAGCTAGCGCGTATGTGCTGGACGATGAACGATTAATCGCAAAAGACGCGGCAGACCAAGCTTTGAGAAAACTGCAGGAATTTACAAATGGGGAAGACTTTACTATTGGGACCGCAAAAGACCATTTACAATTGACTCGGAAAAACATGGTGCCGCTATTGGAACTCTATGACCAATTAGGGTACACCAAGAGGACAGGGAATATGCGAACATGGGTAAAAAAGGTGCCGGATGGTTGAGTTCCTGGTGAAGCGATATGGGTAATGATTATGTTCATAAGTAAAGCAGCAGTGGATGCATTATGACTGGTGTTGCGTTTTCGTACCTGTTACCAGAAGATGGGGCTGCCCAATGGATCACTTTAGTGACGTTGGGTTCAGCCCTAAATATTTTTATACTCGTCTAATAATTACCTCCTCTTCATGCCTATAGCTCCCGAAAGTTAGCGCTAGTAGTTTGTTAAGAATGGATGCGAACAATTGTTTGACTTTTGTTCGCTTTGTGTAATACGAACAAAGGTTCTGTTAAAGGGGATGGTTAGCATGGATCAATTGCTTTTTCGATCATTGCAAACAAGAAAGAAACTTGAAATGATTTACTTAAGGGTCGATAATAGAACAAGTTACCGTGTGATTCGTGTGCTTGGTATGCATGAGGATCGGGTAATAGCATATTGTTTTACACGAAAAGAAGTAAGAACGTTTAAAAAAGATATGATATTGTCAATTGGACCAGTTCAAAAGGGGAAAATGGGGGCATAGCGATGTGTACAAACGGACGGACTGTAGCAAATTGGACAAAAGAAATACAGCCGGAACATGTGGAAAAGCTTAAAGAAATTTTACATAAATACGATGTAAAAACGAAGCAAGCTTTACAAAATGGATATTTAAGGTCGGATTGCCGGTCCAAACAATTTTTACGGACTGATACATAGAAACCCTTCCGTCGAATCAGACTATGCACATGGAGGTGTTTCTGAAATGGGTAAACGACGTAAAAACGACACTGGAATCAGTGACGAACAAGCGGTAAGAAAAAAGTTGTCGAAGGAATATGATCATGAGTTTGCAAATGAACCGTTAACAGAAAATGAACGGCATAACAATAAGAAGACGAAAAAACGACAATGAATGTGCATAGGGGATGGGTCTTTTTCCCCGTTCCCTTTCAGAAAACATAGTAAGGGTGGTCATGCGGTGAATGTTCGGATGGAATTAGTTTATCAGACACCCAAAGGAACAGAAACAACCTTTACTTCGGAGGAAATGGCAGCCCCGAAGGCATTGTTAATAGCTGAAGACTTACAAAAAACAGGCCGTTTGGACGACATACAATTCATTGACAGCCATGAAAATAGCTGGAATGTGAAGGAATTAAAGAAACAGATGGAAGAGATTAAAGCCGAACCGCATCATATCACGGTTTATTTTGATGGTGGTTATGATCTGCAAACACAGAAGTCCGGCTTGGGATGTGCTATCTATTACGAGATGAATGAAAAAGCATACCGGCTACGGAAAAATGCTTCTGTTGATGAGCTCGAATCCAATAATGAAGCAGAATATGCCGCTTGTCATCTTGCATTACAGGAACTGGAAAATTTAGAAGTTCATCATTTGCCGGTTACGATTACTGGCGACTCGCTTGTTGTTATTAAACAATTGCAGGGTGAGTGGCCGTGCTATGAGTCAAACTTATCCAGGTGGGCAGACCGGATAGATCATCTCATTAATCGTATGGGGCTTGACCCGGAATTCAACATCGTATCCCGGAAAAAGAACAAAGAAGCAGATCAACTGGCGTCTCAAGCATTGGAAGGCACTGAGATTACAAGTACGAGCGAAGTAACCAAGGGAAAATAATTCTATACTTTTTCCTTGGTCAAATCCACCCATACATAGGCGCTTCCACCCATGGATATACGTCGAGTTGCTGTGTATTCGCTCCGGCTACCGGATACCCGCAGCTTGAAAGAATTCATGCAAGATGTGTTTCAGCAGTGCCGTTGAAGATTTAAGTACCCAAGCATTACATAATGAGTTTAGAAATTAGATGCACCTACATACGGACCATAAGGTTAATAAACCGCATAGCCAATATTACCAGTTAAAAGTGGATATCACCTCAAAAACTATCAACCTATTTTAAGTGCAATAACACAACAGCGCCTCACTAGCAGCTAGCAGACCGTAACAGGGCTTAATTTTATCAATTACCCAGCGTTCAAGTACAAAATATATTATAATAGAAAGACAGACGATTAATGAGACCGGAAAGGAAAGGAGCATTCCTATGAAACTATTTCACACAGCGGACTGGCATTTGGGAAAACTTGTCCAAGGTGTTTACATGACCGAAGACCAGCGATACGTGCTGGAGCAGTTCATCCAAGCGGTCGAGGATGAGAAACCGGATGCGGTCATCATTGCCGGGGATTTATATGATCGGGCAGTACCACCGACAGAAGCGGTGCATTTGCTTAACGAGGTGCTAGAGCGAATCGTGCTGGAGCTGAAAACCCCTGTCCTTGCTGTGGCAGGTAACCACGACAGCCCGGGCCGCCTGAATTTCGGCAGCAGCATAATGAAAGAGAATGGCTTTTATATTACTGGCCATTTAAAGAAAGATATGCAACCGGTTGTCCTTTATGACGAACACGGTCCGGTGCAGTTCCACCTTGTTCCGTATAGTGATCCGAGTGTCGTTCGCAATGAACTGGACGACGAGACCATCCGCTCACATAATGATGCTGCTGAAAGAATCATAGAAACGCTCCACGGCCAAATGGATCCGAACAGCCGACATGTTTATGTTGGTCACGCCTTTGTAACCCCATTCGGGGAGGAAGAAGAGAATACGAGTGACTCGGAGCGGCCACTTTCAATCGGAGGAGCAGAGTATGTTGATGCGCGCCACTTTGCTCGTTTTCACTACACGGCACTAGGACATTTGCACCAAGCACACTATGTCAGCAATGAAACAGTCCGCTATTCCGGTTCGATTATGAAATATTCCATATCGGAAGAACACCATCAAAAAGGATTCCATGTAGTTGACATGGATGCAGGTGGAAACGTGTCCATCGAAAAGCGCACGCTGACACCAGCAAGGGATATCCGAACGGTAGAGGCCACGATGGAGGAGTTGCTGCTGCATCCGGTGAGCGAGGATTATGTCTTTGTCCGGCTTTTGGATGAAGCACCGGCTTTATCACCAATGGAGCGGATTCGCTCGGTTTATCCGAACGCCATGCATGTGGAGCGGAAACACTTCACACCTAGCTCCCACGCTGACAATAGCAGCAAGCCGAAAGCGGATCGAACCAACATGAGTGATCTTGATTTGTTCAAAGCCTTTTATAAGGAAGTGAAAGGAATCGATGCGACGGAGGAAACAGAAGCCATTTTCCGCGACGTGCTGGACGATTTGCTAAAAGGGGAAGAAGAACCGGCGCCAACCGACAAACAGAAAGCATCCGTATCGCAATAAGTTAGTGAGCAGAAAGGGGAGAATAGACAATGAAACCA from Lentibacillus cibarius carries:
- the selB gene encoding selenocysteine-specific translation elongation factor; its protein translation is MARYFTIGMAGHIDHGKTALTKALTGENTDRLQEEKERSISIEPGFALLINNDQLEVSIIDVPGHERFIRQMIAGSAGIDMAVLVIAANEGVMPQTKEHLDILSLLGIQNGLVVMTKVDQVDQELLDIVLDDVKETMDDTFLKDAPIHLVDSLSEKGIPELKQALTEEVLHMRKPDRKTSFRLPIDQVFTVKGQGVVVRGTIYDGDVKQGEHLKVLPLKKDVRVRQIQRHHQQKTMASAGQRTAINIGGVSRKELSRGDVLVTDDFFSVTNLVDIVFYPLKDRKHKVKQRQPIKLFIGTSEVMGKIIFFDRNEIDVSENQEVLCQIQLDKEVVITRGDRFILRKPTPIETIGGGWVIEPDAKKYRFGKKTIEQLELKKEGSPKDRVIALMEEKKVLTRANILKEASISERELREVEKELLAMEDGLFTLNSTFVHLKTKIIDLLETFHNRFPMRIGIDKAEMMSELTEHYPVSLIEFAMKTLKEESEITIRDQYVSLANVKPALPSQWKTRLESAEKALQKQGLEPGKWNELLDQHQIPLKLQKEFYYYLLETASAYVLDDERLIAKDAADQALRKLQEFTNGEDFTIGTAKDHLQLTRKNMVPLLELYDQLGYTKRTGNMRTWVKKVPDG
- a CDS encoding reverse transcriptase-like protein, which produces MNVRMELVYQTPKGTETTFTSEEMAAPKALLIAEDLQKTGRLDDIQFIDSHENSWNVKELKKQMEEIKAEPHHITVYFDGGYDLQTQKSGLGCAIYYEMNEKAYRLRKNASVDELESNNEAEYAACHLALQELENLEVHHLPVTITGDSLVVIKQLQGEWPCYESNLSRWADRIDHLINRMGLDPEFNIVSRKKNKEADQLASQALEGTEITSTSEVTKGK
- a CDS encoding exonuclease SbcCD subunit D, which gives rise to MKLFHTADWHLGKLVQGVYMTEDQRYVLEQFIQAVEDEKPDAVIIAGDLYDRAVPPTEAVHLLNEVLERIVLELKTPVLAVAGNHDSPGRLNFGSSIMKENGFYITGHLKKDMQPVVLYDEHGPVQFHLVPYSDPSVVRNELDDETIRSHNDAAERIIETLHGQMDPNSRHVYVGHAFVTPFGEEEENTSDSERPLSIGGAEYVDARHFARFHYTALGHLHQAHYVSNETVRYSGSIMKYSISEEHHQKGFHVVDMDAGGNVSIEKRTLTPARDIRTVEATMEELLLHPVSEDYVFVRLLDEAPALSPMERIRSVYPNAMHVERKHFTPSSHADNSSKPKADRTNMSDLDLFKAFYKEVKGIDATEETEAIFRDVLDDLLKGEEEPAPTDKQKASVSQ
- the sspO gene encoding small acid-soluble spore protein O; translated protein: MGKRRKNDTGISDEQAVRKKLSKEYDHEFANEPLTENERHNNKKTKKRQ
- a CDS encoding WYL domain-containing protein; the encoded protein is MDQLLFRSLQTRKKLEMIYLRVDNRTSYRVIRVLGMHEDRVIAYCFTRKEVRTFKKDMILSIGPVQKGKMGA